In Candidatus Stygibacter australis, a single window of DNA contains:
- a CDS encoding helix-turn-helix transcriptional regulator translates to MSPEKLKNFRLEMNLTRKNLAAMLEVSEATIVRWEDEHKGKEPLEMKEKDSLLLETLAWLHEKATKTKEIKEETVIYALILLLSGSTKHLKYLEKRFKSWGSMLLSSSVGMAMIAMPVATFSSILLHLLRVVEIKKSKTLDQHIELYTEYGKTYGVRALLCIAGKMKLEEQRKIFIK, encoded by the coding sequence TTGAGTCCTGAAAAATTAAAGAATTTTAGATTAGAGATGAATCTTACCAGAAAGAACCTGGCAGCTATGCTGGAAGTGAGTGAAGCAACAATTGTCCGCTGGGAAGATGAACATAAAGGGAAAGAGCCTTTGGAAATGAAGGAGAAAGACAGTTTGCTTTTGGAAACATTAGCCTGGCTACACGAAAAAGCAACTAAAACCAAAGAAATTAAAGAAGAGACGGTTATTTATGCCTTGATATTACTGTTATCGGGCAGTACAAAACACTTAAAGTATTTGGAAAAAAGATTTAAAAGCTGGGGGTCAATGTTATTATCATCATCTGTAGGAATGGCGATGATAGCCATGCCAGTAGCTACGTTTTCAAGCATTTTATTGCATTTATTGCGTGTAGTTGAGATTAAAAAATCAAAGACATTAGATCAGCATATTGAATTATACACCGAATATGGTAAAACATACGGGGTTAGAGCATTGCTCTGCATTGCAGGTAAAATGAAGTTGGAAGAACAAAGGAAAATATTTATT